Below is a genomic region from Candidatus Aminicenantes bacterium.
AGGGGAATACTCGACGATTTTTTCAAAGAACTGCTGCAGCTCGCGGATCTCGTTGCGCTGGATCTTCAGCGAATCCGACATTCTATTGAAGACATTCGCCAGTTCGCCGATCTCGTCCTTGGACTCGAGCGTCATGCGGATGTCGTAATTTCCCGCGGCGATGGCTTCGGCGCCATGGGCGAGCTTGACGATGGGGGCGGTGAGCCTTCGGCCCAGCAGGATGCTGGTCAGGATTACGAAAAAGGCGATCAGCAGCGACGAGGTGACCAGGCTGGTGATGCCGACCTGCTTGGCTACCATGATCTTTTCAACGTTGACCGCGACCAGGATTTTCCCCACTTTTTTCTTCTGGTAGTCGTCCACGGCGAAGGAGTCCAGCAGGTAGCGGTCGCTCCCCGGCCGGAAGCGGACCATGTCTTCCGGGTTGGCCGCGCCCAGGCGCGGGAAAATCATCTCGCCGTTGCTGTCCACCAGAGTGGAGGTGACCGGACGCTCCAGGGCGTAGACCATGATGTCGGTCCGCGATTTTTCCTTGAGCTGATCGGTGAATTCCAAGTTGAAGGGGATTTCCAGCAGCAGCGATCCCTTGAGCCCGAGGGTTTCCTGGTCGATGATCGGCGACACGGCGGCCATGCACAGGTTTTTGTTGACCAGAAAAATCCCGGCCTCGCGGATCAGCGGGTCCCGCTTCTTGTTCAAGAAGGTGATCCGATCCAGGTTTTCCTCGCCAATGTAGCTTTCCGACGAATTGTCATGGCTGACGACGATCTTCCCCGCCGGATCAAGCACCTTGATGTTGATGTTGGGGAAGAAGAAATTCTTGAATTCCAGGGCCATGGCCAGATCGTCCGGCCGGTCCGTATTTTCGCTGATCTCCTTCAATTCCGACAGGAACAGCGCCTTGCGCACCAGGTCGCTCAGGTTTTCCAGAAACACGCTTTGCGTCAGTTTTTTGGCGGCGGCGATCTCCTCCCGGGCCATCCTTTCGTAGCGGCGGGAGATGGAGATGATCGAAAAATTCAGGGAGATGACCATGGAAAGGACGGCGATGAAAATCAGCGAGAGGAGAAGCTTGGCTTTGATCTTCATTGCGGCGACAGATCGAAGAGGAAGACCTTCCCCAGCGGATTGGGCTGCACGCGGCCGATCCTCTGGT
It encodes:
- a CDS encoding HAMP domain-containing protein, whose product is MKIKAKLLLSLIFIAVLSMVISLNFSIISISRRYERMAREEIAAAKKLTQSVFLENLSDLVRKALFLSELKEISENTDRPDDLAMALEFKNFFFPNINIKVLDPAGKIVVSHDNSSESYIGEENLDRITFLNKKRDPLIREAGIFLVNKNLCMAAVSPIIDQETLGLKGSLLLEIPFNLEFTDQLKEKSRTDIMVYALERPVTSTLVDSNGEMIFPRLGAANPEDMVRFRPGSDRYLLDSFAVDDYQKKKVGKILVAVNVEKIMVAKQVGITSLVTSSLLIAFFVILTSILLGRRLTAPIVKLAHGAEAIAAGNYDIRMTLESKDEIGELANVFNRMSDSLKIQRNEIRELQQFFEKIVEYSPSAIVIGNESAEVITMNPAAEKMLAQPLDQFKDKQLFERLPMLHTLKEDYFKVLLSGKPCFYDNFSVIHADGGEKVLRLTMYKIQLPGAPALVLQMEDISEKFELEEKLLH